A single genomic interval of Corylus avellana chromosome ca10, CavTom2PMs-1.0 harbors:
- the LOC132163211 gene encoding UDP-glycosyltransferase 87A1-like isoform X1, which yields MDPAKTYPSTICHVLAMPYPGRGHINAMMNFCKLLALKRPQHILVTFVVTEEWLGFIGSDPMPDNIRFATVPNVIPSEHGRAKDFPGFMEAVSTKMEAPFEELLDRLEPLVTTIVADTFVVWAVGVGNRRNIPVASLWPMSATGFSLIHHFELFVQHGHFPIELSDIGDELVDYIPGVSTMRIIDLPTIMYGNNRKVLNRNLEGVSAVSKAQYLLFTSAQELETEVIDTLKVELPLPVYTIGPAIPYFELQKNSSITNGHNDVNYLEWLDCQSTGSVLYVSFGSFLSVSSTQMDEIAGGLRDSGVKYLWVSREETAQHGDASGSDMSLVLPWCDQLKVLCHPSVGGFWTHCGWNSTLEAAYAGVPMLTFPILGDQIPNSKQVVEDWKVGWRVKKDVGSENLVTRGEISELVKMFMDQKSNEVNEMKKRAKQLQEVCRGAIAEGGSSETNLDAFIKNISKGHGQ from the exons ATGGACCCCGCCAAAACGTATCCATCCACTATCTGCCACGTGCTGGCGATGCCCTATCCCGGTCGCGGCCACATCAACGCCATGATGAACTTCTGCAAGCTCCTAGCTTTGAAAAGGCCCCAACACATTCTCGTCACCTTCGTAGTCACCGAAGAGTGGCTCGGCTTCATCGGCTCAGACCCTATGCCGGATAACATACGCTTCGCCACCGTACCCAACGTCATACCTTCCGAGCATGGTCGTGCCAAAGACTTTCCCGGCTTCATGGAAGCCGTAAGCACGAAGATGGAAGCGCCCTTTGAGGAGCTCCTAGACCGGCTTGAGCCGCTGGTGACAACCATCGTGGCTGACACTTTTGTGGTTTGGGCTGTCGGAGTTGGGAACCGGAGGAATATTCCGGTGGCATCGCTATGGCCCATGTCTGCGACGGGGTTCTCTCTGATTCACCATTTTGAGCTCTTCGTGCAGCACGGCCACTTCCCGATTGAACTGTCAG ACATTGGAGATGAGCTTGTAGACTACATTCCTGGAGTGTCTACCATGCGTATTATAGATCTTCCCACCATTATGTATGGAAACAATCGAAAAGTCTTGAACCGAAACTTGGAAGGTGTTTCAGCGGTGTCTAAAGCGCAATATCTTCTATTCACTTCCGCCCAAGAGCTTGAAACTGAAGTCATTGATACTTTAAAAGTAGAACTTCCTCTTCCGGTATACACTATTGGTCCTGCCATACCTTACTTCGAACTTCAAAAGAATTCCTCTATAACAAATGGTCACAATGACGTGAACTATCTCGAGTGGCTAGATTGTCAATCTACAGGCTCTGTCTTGTACGTCTCGTTTGGAAGCTTCCTTTCGGTTTCAAGTACCCAAATGGATGAAATTGCAGGTGGGCTACGGGATAGTGGCGTCAAGTATTTGTGGGTGTCGCGTGAGGAAACTGCTCAGCATGGAGATGCTAGTGGTAGTGATATGAGCCTAGTGTTGCCTTGGTGTGACCAATTGAAGGTGTTGTGCCATCCATCAGTAGGAGGGTTTTGGACACATTGTGGATGGAATTCTACGTTGGAGGCAGCTTATGCTGGTGTTCCTATGCTTACTTTTCCTATATTGGGGGATCAAATCCCAAACAGTAAACAGGTTGTGGAGGACTGGAAGGTTGGATGGAGGGTTAAGAAAGATGTGGGATCTGAAAATTTAGTGACAAGGGGAGAAATCTCTGAACTTGTCAAAATGTTTATGGATCAAAAAAGCAATGAGGtcaatgaaatgaagaaaagagCAAAACAACTTCAAGAGGTATGCCGAGGCGCAATCGCTGAAGGTGGATCATCCGAAACAAATCTTGatgcttttattaaaaatatttcaaaaggCCACGGTCAGTAA
- the LOC132164613 gene encoding UDP-glycosyltransferase 87A1-like: MDPIGVEPTTVHHVVAIPFPLQGHTNAMMSLCKLLAAQKDNLLVTFVVTEEWLGRISSEPKPATIRFASIPNIGERAKAVDLGGFIEAVMTKMETPFEQLLDRLEPPVARILADFELQWPIGVGSRRKIPVASLWTMSASFFSVLHHSFAFRQNGHLSLPFPGDGEEQIDTIPGITSTQLEDLRTVIRETDPQALETTFQGISKASNAQYLLLSSVYELEPQAFDTLKAIFPFPVYSIGPATRYLEIEDSSCKICPDHDDHLKWLDSQPKDSVLYFSLGSFIQVSDAQMDEFAAALRSSGVRFFWVARGDASRLKESCGDMGLVVPWCDQLRVLCHPSIGGFWSHCGWNSTQEAVYAGVPMLAFPLFLDQVPNSRQIVEDWKTGWSVKRAEAGSEILVAKEAIAELVQRFMNLESCEGNEIRKRARELKNLCRQAIAKSGSSYANLDAFICNFLDGHGHCGVSLFEQKLL; encoded by the exons ATGGATCCCATCGGCGTCGAACCAACCACCGTCCACCACGTGGTGGCGATCCCTTTCCCACTTCAAGGCCACACCAACGCCATGATGAGCCTCTGCAAGTTACTTGCTGCACAGAAAGACAACCTTCTCGTCACCTTCGTCGTCACCGAAGAGTGGCTCGGCAGGATTTCCTCCGAGCCCAAGCCGGCTACCATCCGCTTCGCCTCAATCCCCAACATCGGCGAGCGCGCAAAAGCAGTAGACCTTGGGGGCTTCATCGAAGCGGTCATGACCAAAATGGAAACTCCCTTTGAGCAGCTCCTGGATCGGCTCGAGCCGCCGGTAGCTCGAATCTTGGCTGATTTTGAGCTTCAGTGGCCTATCGGCGTCGGGTCTCGAAGGAAAATTCCGGTGGCATCCCTTTGGACCATGTCAGCGTCTTTTTTCTCGGTGCTTCATCATTCTTTTGCTTTCCGACAAAATGGGCATTTGTCGCTTCCCTTTCCAG gtgatgGAGAAGAGCAAATCGACACCATACCAGGAATTACTTCAACACAACTAGAAGATCTAAGAACAGTAATTCGTGAGACCGACCCACAGGCCTTGGAAACGACCTTCCAAGGCATTTCAAAAGCATCCAATGCACAGTATCTTCTACTTAGTTCTGTCTATGAACTTGAACCCCAAGCCTTCGACACTTTGAAAGCAATTTTCCCTTTCCCTGTCTACTCTATTGGCCCTGCTACCCGTTACTTGGAGATTGAAGATTCTTCCTGTAAAATTTGCCCTGATCATGATGACCATCTAAAATGGTTGGACTCCCAGCCTAAAGATTCTGTCCTGTACTTCTCTCTGGGCAGTTTCATTCAAGTGTCAGACGCCCAAATGGATGAATTTGCTGCAGCGCTGCGTAGCAGCGGCGTTCGATTCTTCTGGGTGGCGCGTGGAGACGCATCTCGGCTGAAAGAGAGTTGTGGTGATATGGGTTTGGTCGTGCCATGGTGCGACCAACTGAGGGTGCTGTGTCATCCTTCTATCGGCGGTTTTTGGTCCCATTGCGGGTGGAATTCCACCCAAGAAGCTGTTTATGCAGGCGTTCCGATGCTTGcttttcctctgtttttggATCAAGTTCCTAATAGCAGGCAGATTGTAGAGGACTGGAAGACTGGGTGGAGTGTGAAGAGAGCAGAGGCAGGAAGTGAGATTTTGGTGGCAAAAGAAGCCATAGCTGAGCTTGTTCAAAGGTTCATGAATCTTGAAAGCTGTGAAGGAAATGAGATTAGGAAAAGAGCAAGAGAGCTGAAAAATCTCTGCCGCCAAGCAATTGCTAAGAGTGGATCATCTTATGCTAACCTTGATGCATTTATTTGTAACTTCTTGGATGGCCACGGCCATTGTGGAGTTTCTTTGTTTGAACAAAAATTACTCTGA
- the LOC132163978 gene encoding UDP-glycosyltransferase 87A1-like, with translation MDPIGVEPTTVHHVVAIPFPLQGHTNAMMSLCKLLAAQKDNLLVTFVVTEEWLGRISSEPKPATIRFASIPNIGERAKAVDLGGFIEAVMNKMETPFEQLLDRLEPPVARILADFELQWPIGVGSRRKIPVASLWTMSASFFSVLHHSFAFRQNGHLSLPFPGDGEEQMDTIPGITSTQLEDLRTVIRETDPQALETTFQGISKASNAQYLLLSSVYELEPQAFDTLKAIFPFPVYSIGPATRYLEIEDSSSKICPDHDDHLKWLDSQPKDSVLYFSLGSVMQVSDAQMDEFAAALRSSGVRFFWVARGDASRLKESCGDMGLVVPWCDQLRVLCHPSIGGFWSHCGWNSTQEAVYAGVPMLAFPLFLDQVPNSRQIVEDWKTGWSVKRAEAGSEILVAKEAIAELVQRFMDLESCEGNEIRKRARELKNLCRQAIAKSGSSYANLDAFICNFLDGHGHCGVSLFEQKSL, from the exons ATGGATCCCATCGGCGTCGAACCAACCACCGTCCACCACGTGGTGGCGATCCCTTTCCCACTTCAAGGCCACACCAACGCCATGATGAGCCTCTGCAAGTTACTAGCCGCACAGAAAGACAACCTTCTCGTCACCTTCGTCGTCACCGAAGAGTGGCTCGGCAGGATTTCCTCCGAGCCCAAGCCGGCTACCATCCGCTTCGCCTCAATCCCCAACATCGGCGAGCGCGCAAAAGCAGTAGACCTTGGGGGCTTCATCGAAGCGGTCATGAACAAAATGGAAACTCCCTTTGAGCAGCTCCTGGATCGGCTCGAGCCGCCGGTAGCTCGAATCTTGGCTGATTTTGAGCTTCAGTGGCCTATCGGTGTCGGGTCTCGAAGGAAAATTCCGGTGGCATCCCTTTGGACCATGTCAGCGTCTTTTTTCTCGGTGCTTCATCATTCTTTTGCTTTCCGACAAAATGGGCATTTGTCGCTTCCCTTTCCAG gtgatgGAGAAGAGCAAATGGACACCATACCAGGAATTACTTCAACACAACTAGAAGATCTAAGAACAGTAATTCGTGAGACCGACCCACAGGCCTTGGAAACGACCTTCCAAGGCATTTCAAAGGCATCCAATGCACAGTATCTTCTACTTAGTTCTGTCTATGAACTTGAACCCCAAGCCTTCGACACTTTGAAAGCAATTTTCCCTTTCCCTGTTTACTCTATTGGCCCTGCTACCCGTTACTTGGAGATTGAAGATTCTTCCTCTAAAATTTGCCCTGATCATGATGACCATCTAAAATGGTTGGACTCCCAGCCTAAAGATTCTGTCCTGTACTTCTCTCTGGGCAGTGTCATGCAAGTGTCAGACGCCCAAATGGATGAATTTGCTGCAGCGCTGCGTAGCAGCGGCGTTCGATTCTTCTGGGTGGCGCGTGGAGACGCATCTCGGCTGAAAGAGAGTTGTGGTGATATGGGTTTGGTCGTGCCATGGTGCGACCAACTGAGGGTGCTGTGTCATCCTTCTATCGGCGGTTTTTGGTCCCATTGCGGGTGGAATTCCACCCAAGAAGCTGTTTATGCTGGCGTTCCGATGCTTGcttttcctctgtttttggATCAAGTTCCTAATAGCAGGCAGATTGTAGAGGACTGGAAGACTGGGTGGAGTGTGAAGCGAGCAGAGGCAGGAAGTGAGATTTTGGTGGCAAAAGAAGCCATAGCTGAGCTTGTTCAAAGGTTCATGGATCTTGAAAGCTGTGAAGGAAATGAGATTAGGAAAAGAGCAAGAGAGCTGAAAAATCTCTGCCGCCAAGCAATTGCTAAGAGTGGATCATCTTATGCTAACCTTGATGCATTTATTTGTAACTTCTTGGATGGCCACGGCCATTGTGGAGTTTCTTTGTTTGAACAAAAATCACTCTGA
- the LOC132163210 gene encoding UDP-glycosyltransferase 87A1-like → MDPIGVEPTTVHHVVAIPFPLQGHTNAMMSLCKLLAARKDNLLVTFVVTEEWLGCIASEPKPATIRFASIPNIVERAKAVDFGGFNEAVMTKMETPFEQLLDRLEPPVARILADFELQWPIGVGCRRKVPVASLWTMSASFFSVLHHSFAFRENGHLWLPFSGDGEEQMDTIPGITSTQLEDLRTVIRENDPQGLETTFQGISKASNAQYLLLSSVYELEPQAFDTLKAIFPFPVYSIGPATRYLEIEDSSCKICPDHDDHLKWLDSQPEDSVLYISLGSFFLLSDAQMDEFAAALRSSGVRFFWVARGDASRLKESCGDMGLVVPWCDQLRVLCHPSVGGFWSHCGWNSTQEAVYAGVPMLAFPLFLDQVPNSRQIIEDWKTGWSVKRTEAGSEILVPKEAIAELVERFMDLESCEGNEIRKRARELKNLCRQAIAKSGSSYANLDAFICNFLDGHGHCGVSLFEQKLL, encoded by the exons ATGGATCCCATCGGCGTCGAACCAACCACCGTCCACCACGTGGTGGCGATCCCTTTCCCACTTCAAGGCCACACCAACGCCATGATGAGCCTCTGCAAGTTACTAGCCGCACGGAAAGACAACCTTCTCGTCACCTTCGTCGTCACGGAAGAGTGGCTCGGCTGCATTGCCTCCGAGCCCAAGCCGGCTACCATCCGCTTCGCCTCAATCCCCAACATCGTCGAGCGCGCAAAAGCAGTAGACTTTGGGGGCTTCAACGAAGCGGTCATGACCAAAATGGAAACTCCCTTTGAGCAGCTCCTGGATCGGCTCGAGCCGCCGGTAGCTCGAATCTTGGCTGATTTTGAGCTTCAGTGGCCTATCGGCGTCGGGTGTCGAAGGAAAGTTCCGGTGGCATCCCTTTGGACCATGTCAGCGTCTTTTTTCTCGGTGCTTCATCATTCTTTTGCTTTCCGAGAAAATGGGCATTTGTGGCTTCCCTTTTCAG gtgatgGAGAAGAGCAAATGGACACCATACCAGGAATTACTTCAACACAACTAGAAGATCTAAGAACAGTAATTCGTGAGAACGACCCACAGGGCTTGGAAACGACCTTCCAAGGCATTTCAAAGGCATCCAATGCACAGTATCTTCTACTTAGTTCTGTCTATGAACTTGAACCCCAAGCCTTCGACACTTTGAAAGCAATTTTCCCTTTCCCTGTCTACTCTATTGGCCCTGCTACCCGTTACTTGGAGATTGAAGATTCTTCCTGTAAAATTTGCCCTGATCATGATGACCATCTAAAATGGTTGGACTCCCAGCCTGAAGATTCTGTCCTGTACATCTCTCTGGGCAGTTTCTTTCTTCTGTCAGACGCCCAAATGGATGAATTTGCTGCAGCGCTGCGTAGCAGCGGCGTTCGATTCTTCTGGGTGGCGCGTGGAGACGCTTCTCGGCTGAAAGAGAGTTGTGGTGATATGGGTTTGGTCGTGCCATGGTGCGACCAACTGAGGGTGCTGTGTCATCCTTCTGTCGGCGGTTTTTGGTCCCATTGCGGGTGGAATTCCACCCAAGAAGCTGTTTATGCAGGCGTTCCGATGCTTGcttttcctctgtttttggATCAAGTTCCTAATAGCAGGCAGATTATAGAGGACTGGAAGACTGGGTGGAGTGTGAAGAGAACAGAGGCAGGAAGTGAGATTTTGGTGCCAAAAGAAGCCATAGCTGAGCTCGTTGAAAGGTTCATGGATCTTGAAAGCTGTGAAGGAAATGAGATTAGGAAAAGAGCAAGAGAGCTGAAAAATCTCTGCCGCCAAGCAATTGCTAAAAGTGGATCATCTTATGCTAACCTTGATGCATTTATTTGTAACTTCTTGGATGGCCACGGCCATTGTGGAGTTTCTTTGTTTGAACAAAAATTACTCTGA
- the LOC132163211 gene encoding UDP-glycosyltransferase 87A2-like isoform X2, with the protein MDPAKTYPSTICHVLAMPYPGRGHINAMMNFCKLLALKRPQHILVTFVVTEEWLGFIGSDPMPDNIRFATVPNVIPSEHGRAKDFPGFMEAVSTKMEAPFEELLDRLEPLVTTIVADTFVVWAVGVGNRRNIPVASLWPMSATGFSLIHHFELFVQHGHFPIELSDIGDELVDYIPGVSTMRIIDLPTIMYGNNRKVLNRNLEGVSAVSKAQYLLFTSAQELETEVIDTLKVELPLPVYTIGPAIPYFELQKNSSITNGHNDVNYLEWLDCQSTGSVLYVSFGSFLSVSSTQMDEIAGGLRDSGVKYLWVSREETAQHGDASGSDMSLVLPWCDQLKVLCHPSVGGFWTHCGWNSTLEAAYAGVPMLTFPILGDQIPNSKQVVEDWKVGWRVKKDVGSENLVTRGEISELVKMFMDQKSNEVNEMKKRAKQLQEVCRGAIAEAWQTYSNDKKSN; encoded by the exons ATGGACCCCGCCAAAACGTATCCATCCACTATCTGCCACGTGCTGGCGATGCCCTATCCCGGTCGCGGCCACATCAACGCCATGATGAACTTCTGCAAGCTCCTAGCTTTGAAAAGGCCCCAACACATTCTCGTCACCTTCGTAGTCACCGAAGAGTGGCTCGGCTTCATCGGCTCAGACCCTATGCCGGATAACATACGCTTCGCCACCGTACCCAACGTCATACCTTCCGAGCATGGTCGTGCCAAAGACTTTCCCGGCTTCATGGAAGCCGTAAGCACGAAGATGGAAGCGCCCTTTGAGGAGCTCCTAGACCGGCTTGAGCCGCTGGTGACAACCATCGTGGCTGACACTTTTGTGGTTTGGGCTGTCGGAGTTGGGAACCGGAGGAATATTCCGGTGGCATCGCTATGGCCCATGTCTGCGACGGGGTTCTCTCTGATTCACCATTTTGAGCTCTTCGTGCAGCACGGCCACTTCCCGATTGAACTGTCAG ACATTGGAGATGAGCTTGTAGACTACATTCCTGGAGTGTCTACCATGCGTATTATAGATCTTCCCACCATTATGTATGGAAACAATCGAAAAGTCTTGAACCGAAACTTGGAAGGTGTTTCAGCGGTGTCTAAAGCGCAATATCTTCTATTCACTTCCGCCCAAGAGCTTGAAACTGAAGTCATTGATACTTTAAAAGTAGAACTTCCTCTTCCGGTATACACTATTGGTCCTGCCATACCTTACTTCGAACTTCAAAAGAATTCCTCTATAACAAATGGTCACAATGACGTGAACTATCTCGAGTGGCTAGATTGTCAATCTACAGGCTCTGTCTTGTACGTCTCGTTTGGAAGCTTCCTTTCGGTTTCAAGTACCCAAATGGATGAAATTGCAGGTGGGCTACGGGATAGTGGCGTCAAGTATTTGTGGGTGTCGCGTGAGGAAACTGCTCAGCATGGAGATGCTAGTGGTAGTGATATGAGCCTAGTGTTGCCTTGGTGTGACCAATTGAAGGTGTTGTGCCATCCATCAGTAGGAGGGTTTTGGACACATTGTGGATGGAATTCTACGTTGGAGGCAGCTTATGCTGGTGTTCCTATGCTTACTTTTCCTATATTGGGGGATCAAATCCCAAACAGTAAACAGGTTGTGGAGGACTGGAAGGTTGGATGGAGGGTTAAGAAAGATGTGGGATCTGAAAATTTAGTGACAAGGGGAGAAATCTCTGAACTTGTCAAAATGTTTATGGATCAAAAAAGCAATGAGGtcaatgaaatgaagaaaagagCAAAACAACTTCAAGAGGTATGCCGAGGCGCAATCGCTGAAG CTTGGCAGACTTATTCGAACGATAAGAAGTCAAACTGA